The region AAAGCCTTTCCACCAGAGAACAACCAAAATCACGACAACAATACCTACTATAGCAACAACAATTCCAGACACAATGCCTGCAGTATTGCTTCCGTTCTCTGAAGGATCTGAAGGAGGTGTAAAATCTGCTTGAAGAAAGCATATAAGAATGATGAGCAAATAACAAAGTCAAATAATTATGCAACTTAAGACTCCATTACAATACAATTAATTTGAAGTTCTTACATTTTATGGATACAATAAATAGGGAGTGTAATCGAGTAAAGACAAGTCGAGGAACTACTTGAGATcgaatcaaaataatttaaagtcgGCTTAAAATTAATTGTGACAAGCTCTAACTACTTGGGTTAACTGCCAAGTTGAACTCCAGCATCAGAATACTTGACTAGTCCTGGCGACCTTAATTGACTTTATATTAGTTTTACTATTTTACCGTTGATACAGCTTGTATGTATTTATACTAACGTcatcattatatatatataaagtgtTACAACAGTAAATACTTATGTTAGGAGATATGCTATTGAGTAGTTTGATTAGAGGAATTGATTGGATTATTTTTTCAAGAATAGATTTCTTCACTTCCTAGTATAGATTCATTCATGTATATAAATAGGTGTATTATTCTGGATATTGTACGTATGTCGGAGGCAATTTAGTGATTTGGAGAAGTAAGAAACAAAATGTTGTGGCAAGAAGAACTGCAGAATCTAAATTTCGGGCTGCTGTCCAGGGCATTTGTGAAGTGATATGGATTAGAAGAATATCCTAGTGTTTTACTCGACTTGCCTCGATTACATCCCTGAAGCAAAACTGGCCAATTTTATGCGAAAAGAGTCATTGGATTGTATTAGAATATAAATAAGGGAATTTTGTGCAATGGAAGACCAATATAAATTACCAGGATTGACAGAAATGGCGGATATAAGTGGACCATATACTCCTCTAACAGGGATACCAGTTGTCCCCTTACCGTCCCAATAAAAGCGTATCTGCAGCGATTGATTTGTGACAATGGctgtaaattttttgataactGCCTTACCAGCCCCACCTGCCATATCTGCAATATTGAAATCCTTCCACACAAGCTCTTCctgcaataaaaaataatttagttgcTCGTAATATTCGATCAAATGGTTATTACTGGTTGAACCAATCGAACGTaggtattaaaatatatttttataactgcAAGGTCTCAAGTTTGAGCCCAGTCAAAACAAATTTACTTAAAGAATGGTTCATATTTACAATGAAAGGTACCTGAATGTAAATATCAAACATTCGCCTACCGAGGCTGCTATATGTGTTATCATTAGTAAACATTATCTCTGCAAAATGGAGGCTAACTGTGTAATTCCCATTTCCCATGCAGAAACCATAATAAGTCAAAGAGATTGGAGAAAGGCGTGCATCCAAGTACAGAGCAGAAGTGACAGCAGAGAGTGTAGTTGTGTTTTCCCAGGTGTACGAATCTCTATCGCGGTCATCGTCCATGAAATTTCCAGTGCTACTAAAAGCCCAGTTAGTTCTACTCTGATAGAAATTTGAAGCTCCACCTGAGTCTGCATCATCTTCATATCTGATTCCACCTACAGTAGCTTCCTTCCCTCCACAGTTTATATGGAAGGAATAGAAATCTGGAACCAGGTGAAAATGGAATCAATTATCATGAAAATAGAAATACAAAAACAAGGATTATTTAAAAGTACACCCTTCAGCATAAATTTCCTTTTATATTATTTGCCTTATgtatgttaatttgattatagtaAGATGATAGGTACTAAAATTTAACACTTTGCTTACCTTTTGGACAATGATAGCTTCTCAAACAAGAAACACTTGTTctgcaaaatataaaataaatcattacTTGTTTTTATCAGGCAAAGGAGGACAGTATGTTTCAAACTCGAGATGCATAACGGATAATACGACATCCTCCCCAATAAGACCTATTAGACTAAAGTCTAGTGCGTAaacaaattatttatcaaacatAATTCTTTGAAAGACATAAACTTGTGATGCAAAATGAAAGAAATGgaaatataataagaaaaaaaacaatcGACTTACGAGACATTTTTCTTTAAAGAGCTTCCAAATAGGTTTCTGCAGGAAGCAACAGAAGTATAATGTTTTAGCTATTACAGAAGGTTAGATGGAGAATGACATGTTTAAGAAACATAAAGTGTCAAGTGAACTTACACGCTCCGCTGCTGACACGAGCTTTGAGTTGTAAAATTGTTATAGGAAAGGTCACTGTAAAACAATTGTAAGGGAGCCATTATAGTTCTCCAACTTGAGAAAATACAGGTAAATTTGTACGCCATGTTTATAAGGAAGAGAAGCTCACACTTTAATTCCTTTTTGAAGATTCCATTCAGGCACCGCTCCAGTAAGCTGATTTCCAGTTAAGTATCTGCAATTAATGATATCAACAAACATTTGCTTTATATCAGGAATTTTGAGAAGCTGAAGTTCAGAAACCTTGTGCCATATGTACAAATTTAGACATAACTTTTCACACTTACATGAATTCTGCTTTTCCTAATCCAAGAAAGCTGCTCGGAATTTGTCCCGTTAGTTTGTTGAAGCTGAGGTCTCTACATGATATAAATAGGATGCAAAAGCAAAGAATTTGGATTATTTTGAATCATATTTTTCCGAAAGGCCCGTATTTGAATTTACAGAAAAGTAGACTAGAAAAATGCTTTTACTGACAAGGTTTTCAATTTGGCCATTCCTGCAAGATAATCATTCGGTAACTTCCCAACAATATTGCAGCTCCTCAATATCCTGCAATACAATAGgtgattttttcttcttctttaaatgaaaagaaaaagcaaaataaTAAGAGCTGCTAGAACTCACAATGTCTTGAGGTTTTTCATTGTACTCAACACTGGAACTGATGTTTCAGTTCCATTACTCAAGTCACTAATTCTCCTGCATACCAATATTGAATATTTAAGGAGATTTGAGGGCACCATTACATGGACAGGACACTGCTGCattaaaattaatagtaatGCAGTTGATTTAAAGTAAATAAGAGTGCTTCACTCACAGGTCAGTCATGTTCGCTAAAAGACTAATACCGGACGGAATTGGGCCACTTAAACCACTGCCTTGAATCACTCTGCCAGCATTATGTAATGGTTCAAGCAAATGATCAGACACGACACATGACCGTCGCCCAGTAAAATATGTAAGATAAGAACTTACAGTTTTTCCAAATTAGTCCAATTCTGAATAAGATTGGGAATTTGTCCTGTAAACTTATTGTCACCAATTCGACTGCATCACGTCACCATAAGCATCATTTTGGTATCAAAATGAGTGTAGGTCTATGCAATTCAACATTAAATAAGAAACTCACAAGTCTTTCAATGTGGTCAGCTTTGCAAATGTTGCAGGAATCTCCATAGTAAAATTATTGGAAGTGAACAGCCTATAAAACCATAATATAGAAGATATAAATTAAGTGCAgtgagtttaattaaaaaaacaaattacattGATTAATGAACTTGCTGATGTTGTTTATCCTTTATTTTACATTCCAACAAAGGTTTGTTTCCCCCCCTCAAAATTTCAATTAAGGACAAGCTCATGGCTTTAGACAAAAACACGCTCAACACAAGTTGGTTAGCTCGACTCATATTACCCCTTTGCCGAGGGTCAAAAGCCTAGGTTGAGCGTGTTTTTGTTCAAAACGCCAGTGTTTTTGTTCAGAGCCACGAGCTTGACCGTATTCGATCTTTGGTTCCAAGTTGAAGGGcgaaaaaagtgtaaaataagGAAGCTTACAATCTTCTGATGCTGCCTAAATTTCCAAGTTCAGGTGGCAATTCTCCTCCAAGATTATTGTACTCGACGACTCTGGAAATGCAGCTCATTTAAAAGAAACGAAAAGGAAAAGAATGAGTGCAAGTGTATAGAAATAGTGATTAACTTACAAATCTAAAAGAGTGGAGATGTTTCCAAATTCTCCGGGGATCGGACCCGTCAGCCTGTTGCCAAGAAGAGAGCTGCAAAACAGGGCAGAATAATCATCAGAATTCagaaataagaaaagaaaaagaaaaagaagaggaTTACATACATGTTGGTGAGCTGCGTGGAGCCCCATTGCGGAGGGATTGTGCTGTTAAGATAGTTGCGAGAGAGGTCACTGCATAATAAGTTACAACAAATATTAGAATTGAGAGTGGAATAATAAACCAACATTT is a window of Mercurialis annua linkage group LG2, ddMerAnnu1.2, whole genome shotgun sequence DNA encoding:
- the LOC126669476 gene encoding probable leucine-rich repeat receptor-like serine/threonine-protein kinase At3g14840; this translates as MFFSRLLLASLILGFAISALAATLSKDEVEGLRGIGKMLGKKNWNFSVDPCSGMYGWADKIQVSGVENAVTCDCSFSNATICHVVSIVLKGQNLQGTLPTDLSSLPFLQIFDLSRNYLNSTIPPQWGSTQLTNISLLGNRLTGPIPGEFGNISTLLDLVVEYNNLGGELPPELGNLGSIRRLLFTSNNFTMEIPATFAKLTTLKDFRIGDNKFTGQIPNLIQNWTNLEKLVIQGSGLSGPIPSGISLLANMTDLRISDLSNGTETSVPVLSTMKNLKTLILRSCNIVGKLPNDYLAGMAKLKTLDLSFNKLTGQIPSSFLGLGKAEFIYLTGNQLTGAVPEWNLQKGIKVDLSYNNFTTQSSCQQRSVNLFGSSLKKNVSTSVSCLRSYHCPKDFYSFHINCGGKEATVGGIRYEDDADSGGASNFYQSRTNWAFSSTGNFMDDDRDRDSYTWENTTTLSAVTSALYLDARLSPISLTYYGFCMGNGNYTVSLHFAEIMFTNDNTYSSLGRRMFDIYIQEELVWKDFNIADMAGGAGKAVIKKFTAIVTNQSLQIRFYWDGKGTTGIPVRGVYGPLISAISVNPDFTPPSDPSENGSNTAGIVSGIVVAIVGIVVVILVVLWWKGFLGRKDTIDQDLKGLDLQTGSFTLKQIKAATNNFSPDNKIGEGGFGSVFKGLLSDGTIIAVKQLSSKSKQGNREFVNEIGMISALQHPHLVKLYGCCVEGNQLLLVYEYMENNSLARALFGPEEYQLKLDWPTRHNICVGIARGLAFLHEESRLKIVHRDIKATNVLLDANLNPKISDFGLAKLDEEENTHISTRVAGTYGYMAPEYAMRGHLTDKADVYSFGIVALEIICGRSNTSYRLNIKEGSIYLLDWALVLKEEGNLLELVDPRMGTYDTEQMMTVINVALQCASVSPAVRPAMSSVVSMLEGKSAVEDFVMDSSASSFDEMKIEAMRKHFKHDNDIEHKTNEIQTQSMSMDGPWTGSSTSAQDLYPVTLDSNYWENRN